The genomic interval TCGTTTGGTTCGATTGTTGGAGGTGTTTGAATTGCCTGTTTATCCACCTGATGGGATGAATAGGGATGACTTTTTGACCCATATGGCCGTTGATAAAAAGAACCTGAATGCCGATATTCGTTTAGTGTTGTTGGATAAGCTTGGTCAGGCCAGGGTTACTTCGGAGTATCCCATGTCTACTTTGAACCGTTTGATTGACAGCTTTATTGGACAAAGTTAATGCAGCTTAGTTAATCTTTCCTATTAACAAGGGGAGGATTCTAAGGAGCCGGTTATCATGAACCCCGCTTATGAGCCTGATTACCTCGAATTCTATGGGTTGAGCAAAGATCCGTTTGCTGCTGACACTGATGTATTTTGTGCAGTGGGTAAACGTCATGATGTACTCGAACAGCTCATTCACCTCAATCAGTTTTCTCACCTCGCTTTAATCGTTTTGGCTCCAGACGGTTATGGGAAAACAACTCTTTTTAATGTTCTGAAAAAACAGCTCCTTCAGTTGGGAGTTGTGAGAATAGTATCCTTCACAGCAGGTCCTGATTGGACAACCGAAACCATACTTCAGCAGATTGCTGGAAGTTGGGATATTGAAATTGAAACTGGTGATATTGATCAGGCTCTGAGGGCTATTCGCAGTCACCATCTCTCCCAGTCGATTATGGGGATTCGCCACTGTATCTTGATCGATGACGCTGATCAGTTGGATGAGGAGTCGCTCGAAAGCTTATATCAATTGGTTGCGGGGTTACCGGAAGACCAGTCAATTGGGTTGACGCTGTTTGCAACAGAGGGGGTAGTGGATTTTCGGGCCTATTTCAAACCCACAAATATGATTCATAGTATCCATCTAACAGCTTTATCCAATAAGGAAGTGTTTGCATTTTTACAAGATCATTTTGAGTTTGTCGGGCATAAGCGTGGCGTTCCTTTTTCACCAGATGTAGTTGAGAAAATATACCTCTCCACAGAAGGCATTCCTCTTCATATCAAACGTGTGGCTGCAGAATATATGAGTCAGCAAGCACGCTCTCATGTCACCGAAAAGAGTTCCATTCCAGTCGCCCATTTTATTGCAATCGGTGCTTTGGTGGTGTTGGTTGGTGTGGCGTTTCTTTATCAACGCTGGCAATCCGAACCTAAAACGGTTGTGCCTCAAGGTATTGTCCATGATGAGGGGCTAAGTGAGCGCTTACAGCAGGCGGTTGCCAAAGTGGAGGCTCGACAGCAGTCCAAAACGCCAGAGCCTGTTGTTGAAGCACCAAAGTCAGAAATTCATACTCCGGCTGTTGAACCTGAACCTGAACCTGAACCTGAACCTGAACCTGAACCTGGACCTGAAGCCGAAGCCGAAGTAAACGCAGCGGCAGTTGTTCCACCTGAGCCTCAGCCGGTAACACCAAAGAACGCGGTGCCGGTCAAAACCGAACCGAAGGTGCCAGAAGTTAAAAAGGCAGTGGCTTCAGCAGGCAAGTGGTTTGCATTGGCTAAAGATGAAGCTTTTACCATACAGTTGCTTGGTGTTCGTACAGAAGCTGCGATCCAAGAGTTTATTGCAGGGCAAAACCATCCTGAACGTTTTGCCTACTACAAGACCACTTTTCAGGAAAAAGACTGGTACGTTGCTGTCACCGGTGAATACGGTAGCCGGAAAGATGCCCTGTCAGCTGTGGAAAAACTACCCGAGTCTCTAAAAAAACTGAAACCATGGGTGCGCCCCATTGCGGATATCCGACTGCTGATGGAGCCTTAGAATTTTTTATTCTTCCCAAATGCATCTGTTCCTATAACTAAGTAGTTTGAGTCGTCATTGTCTTTTTTGAAGCCTATAACTGTTTATTCTTCAATGTATTCCTATTTGGAATCAAGTTTTTATTATTTCAAAAATTGTGTTATAAGTTTGAGTGTCCCTGGCCAGATGTGTATGATTGTCGGCCCTTTGTCTGATGGGCGTCCTCGGTCGAAAGCTCTTTCGATGTCGATATAAAAGTATTAATCAGGTAGTTACCGGGTAACATTTTACCGTCGGAACGCTTGGAGCTGCTGAAGGCAAAAAGGGCATAAATACCTGAATATAGCGGGTCTCTATCCGCCTCTTCTGGTCTGTTTCAATTCAGCGCATGAGAGTCAAGTTTATGCATGCAGGTCTATTTAATCCTCAGGAATTTCGAGATAACTGTGGTTTTGGTTTACTAGCCCATATGCAAGGGCAGGCCAGCCACGAGTTATTACAAACAGCTATCGAATCATTAACATGTATGACCCATCGCGGTGGCATTGCGGCAGATGGTAAGACAGGTGACGGTTGCGGCCTTTTGATTCAGCGGCCTGATGCCTTTCTGCGTTCGGAAGCCAAAGCTCTGTTTAATGTTGAATTAGGGGAACGCTATGCTGTAGGCATGGTGTTCATGCATCCGGATACTGCCATCTACAGTAAGGGTAAAGCTGCCTTGGCTCAGACCCTTACTGATCAGGGGCTTGAAGTCGTGGGCTGGCGGGAAGTACCCGTAAATCCAGATTGCCTTGGACCAATGGCTTTGGCCTGTATGCCAAGAATTGAGCAGATATTTGTGGTTGGTAGTGGTCTGTCGGAGCAACAGTTTGCGGTTAAGTTATTCACGGCACGCCGAAAAGCAGAAATTGCTGTCGAAGAAAATTCAGATCATTTTTATATTTGCTCTCTGGCTGAACAGGTACTGTCCTATAAAGGGCTGATGATGCCTGTGGACTTGCCTAGTTTCTATCCTGATCTGGGTAATCCCTTGGTTGAAACCGCTATTGTCGTATTCCATCAGCGTTTTTCGACCAATACCATGCCTCGCTGGCCCTTGGCCCAGCCGTTCCGGTTCCTCGCTCATAACGGTGAAATCAACACGATTCAGGGAAACCGTAATTGGGCCAGAGCCCGTGCGCCGAAATTCCAGACCGATCTGTTGCCAAATCTCGAAGAATTGCAGCCAGTCGTCAATATTACCGGCTCTGACTCGTCATCAATGGATAACATGCTGGATCTGCTACTGACTGGTGGAATGGATGTATTCCGTGCAGTAAGGACCATGATTCCGCCTGCCTGGCAGAACGTGGAGCATATCGATTCGGATCTAAAAGCGTTTTATGAACTTAACTCCATGCATATGGAACCATGGGATGGGCCGGCGGGTGTGGTATTGACGGATGGTCGTTATGCCATTTGTTTATTGGATCGTAATGGGCTGCGTCCAGCTCGCTGGATGATACATAAAAACGGATACATTACGCTGGCCTCAGAAATCGGTGTCTGGAATTACAAACCAGAAGACGTGATCTCCAAAGGTCGTGTTGGTCCCGGTCGGATTATGGCAGTGGATACTCACACTGGTGAGTTTCTCGAAACCGAAGAAATCGATAACCGTTTGAAGTCACGCTATCCATACAAGCAGTGGCTAAAAAAACATGCGGTACGGTTGCGTTCAAACCTGCAGCACTCAGAAGAAGCAGAAGGCGCATCTTTGTCTGCAGAGCAATTAAGTATTCACCAGAAAATGTTCCAGGTGACTCGCGAAGAGCGGGAGCAGGTATTGCGTTCATTGGCAGAAACCGGACAGGAAGCAGTGGGGTCTATGGGTGATGACGCACCTATGGCCGTATTGTCGACCCGGGTTCGTCCTATGACAGACTATTTTCGTCAACAGTTTGCCCAGGTTACTAATCCGCCGATTGACCCGATTCGGGAATCTATTGTTATGTCTCTGGAGACCTGTCTTGGTCCTGAGCGTAATCTGTTTAATGTCACTGAGGATTGTGCCCGGCGGTTTATTCTGAGTTCGCCGGTGCTGTCGCCAATGAAGTATCAGGCGCTGTTGCATATTGATCGGGAAGAATTCAGCCACCGCGTCATTGATATTACTTATGATGCCAGTCAGGAAGTTCTGAAGGATGCTGTGATTCGAATTGCCGATCTGGCTGAACAAGCATCCAGAGAAGGCGTGGCCATTGTCATCCTGTCTGATCGCAATATCGAAGCTGGTCGTTTGCCGGTTCCCGCGGCAATGGCGACTGGCGCAGCTCACCATCGTCTGGTGGACAAGGGCTTGCGTTGCAATACCAATGTGGTGCTTGATACCGGCGCCATAAGAGATCCGCACCAGTTTGCGGTGGTGATCGGTTTTGGTGCCACGGCCGTATATCCGTATCTGGCCTATGAAGTGCTGGATAATATGATCAAAGCCGGGGACCTGATTGGTAATCCAACGGCCTTATATAAGAACTATCGTAAAGGCATCGATAAAGGGCTGTTCAAAATCATGTCGAAGATGGGAATTTCGACAGTGGCCTCTTATCGTGGAGCTCAATTGTTCGAGGCCGTGGGATTAAGCTCAGAGGTTGTGGGTATTTGTTTTAAAGGGGTTACCAGTCGTATCGAAGGTGCCCGGTTTGAACATTTTGAACAGGATCTCAAGTTACTGGCCAAAGATGCTTTTAAAGCACGCAAGCCTATCCGCACCGGTGGTCTTCTGAAGTATGTTCACGATGGTGAATATCATGCTTTCAATCCGGATGTGGTCATGGCGATCCAGGATGCTGTACAGAACAACGATGCTGGGCGATATCGGGATTTTGCGGCGTTGGTCAATGAACGTCACCCCGCAACTCTCCGGGATTTATTCGCCTTAAATCCTCAAAAACGTATTCCGGTTTCAGAGGTAGAATCCGCTGAAAGTCTGTTGAAGCGTTTCGACACGGCAGCCATGTCCTTGGGAGCATTGTCTCCCGAAGCTCATGAGGCATTGGCTGTTGCCATGAATGAAATGGGTGGTCGCTCAAACTCAGGAGAAGGTGGTGAGGACCCGGCCCGTCATGGCACTATTAAACGCTCCAAGATCAAACAGGTGGCTTCAGGGCGTTTTGGTGTGACTGCTGAGTATTTGGTTAATGCCGAAGTTATTCAGATCAAAGTTGCTCAGGGAGCCAAGCCAGGAGAAGGCGGTCAGTTACCGGGTGGTAAAGTTAATAAGCTAATTGCAACGCTACGCTTTGCTGTACCGGGTGTCACACTGATTTCTCCACCACCGCATCATGACATCTATTCTATCGAGGATCTGGCGCAGTTGATCTTCGATTTAAAACAAGTCAATCCTGAGGCGTTGATTTCAGTAAAACTGGTCTCAGAGCCAGGTGTTGGAACCGTGGCCGCCGGTGTTGCCAAAGCGTACGCAGATTTGATTACCATCTCAGGCTACGACGGTGGTACCGCTGCCAGTCCGCTGACTTCCATCAAGCATGCCGGGTCGCCCTGGGAGCTTGGGCTGAGTGAAGCTCATCAGACTCTTCGTGGCAATGACCTTCGCGATAAGGTGCGGCTGCAGACAGATGGGGGGCTGAAAACCGGAATGGATGTCATAAAGGCTGCTATTCTCGGTGCCGAAAGTTTTGGTTTTGGCACTATTCCCATGGTTGCCCTTGGTTGTAAGTATCTGCGGATCTGTCACTTGAATAACTGTGCCACAGGGGTGGCGACTCAAGATGATGCGCTGCGGGCCAACCACTTCCGTGGGACTGTTGAAATGGTTAAAAACTATTTCCATTTTGTTGCAGAAGAAGTCAGAGAGCTGCTGGCAGAGTTAGGGTTCAGAACGCTTGAGGAAATCATTGGCCATACTGAATTACTGACGGCTAAAAAAGGCGTGACGGATCGTCAGGCTTGTCTGGACCTGAGTCCGATCCTGTTCAGTGATCCGGTCATGAAAGATAAACCGCACACTGTGCAAGTTCATCGAAATCAGCCATTTGATCAGGGTGAAAAAGCCGAACAAATGGTTGCTGAAGTCCTGCCTGCGATAGCTGAAAAAAGCGGCGGCACATTCAGTTTTGATGTTTGCAACTGTGATCGATCAATCGGAGCCAGAGTCTCCGGTGAAATTGCCCGGCGTTATGGCAATCAGGGGATGGTGGGGCAGCCGATCACGCTGAATCTGTCGGGGGTTGCCGGACAGAGTTTTGGTGTCTGGAATGCCGGTGGCTTACACATGATTCTGGATGGGGATGCCAATGACTATGTTGGCAAAGGGATGACCGGCGGAAAATTGGTTATCCGGCCACCAAAAGGCAGTTCATTCAGTACACAAGAGACCTCCATTATCGGTAATACCTGCTTGTACGGTGCGACAGGTGGACACCTTTATGCTGCAGGTACCGCGGGAGAACGTTTTGCTGTCCGAAACTCAGGAGCGCATGCGGTTGTAGAAGGTGCTGGAGATCACTGCTGCGAATATATGACTGGTGGAATGGTGGCTGTACTGGGTAAAACCGGCGGCAACTTTGGTGCAGGTATGACCGGTGGTTTCGCTTTTGTACTGGATCTCGATAATCGTTTTCCTGACCGTTACAACAGGGAGCTGGTGGATATTCACAGGGTCAGCTCTGAGGCCATGGAAGATTATCGCAAATACCTGTATGAAGTGGTGGCTCAGCATACTGAAGAAACACGCAGTGCCTGGGGAGCAGAGCTGCTGGATAACTTCGATGACTATGTGTATCGCTTCTGGCTGGTAAAACCCAAAGCTGCCAGCTTGGAGCAGTTGTTAAGCAGTACCCGGGCTCGTCCGGAATAACTGATATCTGACTTAGAGGAACAGAATTATGTCTCAACAAAGACTCAATAATGTCTTTCAGTTTATCGATGTCGGTCGTCAGGATCCCACGAAAAAGGCGCTGAGAGTCCGTAAAAATGAATTCGTTGAAATCTATCAGCCATTTCAACCAAAGCAGGTCTCAGCTCAGGCTCATCGTTGTCTGGATTGCGGTAATCCTTATTGTGAATGGAAATGTCCGGTTCATAATTATATTCCCAACTGGCTGGCGCTGGCTTCAGAAGGCAACATCCTGGAAGCGGTGGAATTGAGCCATCAAACCAATTCCTTGCCTGAAGTGTGTGGGCGGGTGTGTCCACAGGACCGTTTGTGTGAAGGTGCTTGTACGCTGAATGATGGATTTGGTGCAGTTACCATCGGTTCAACGGAAAAATATATTACTGATACCGCTCTGGCGATGGGATGGAAGCCGGATATGTCCAAAGTGGTCTGGACTGATAAAAAAGTAGCTGTAATTGGTGCCGGCCCCGCTGGAATAGGCTGTGCGGATGTGCTGGTGCGAAATGGTGTCAAACCAGTAGTATTTGATCGCTATCCGGAGATCGGTGGTCTGCTGACTTTTGGTATTCCAGAATTCAAACTCGAAAAGACAGTGATGTCGCGGCGTCGCGAAATATTCTCTGAGATGGGTATAGAGTTCCGTCTAAATACTGAAATCGGCAAGGATGTCAGTTTTGAATCCCTGTTAGCGGAATACGATGCTGTGTTTCTTGGGATGGGCACTTATAAGTATATGAAAGGAGGTTTTCCGGGTGAAGATCTTCCAGGTGTTCATGAGGCACTGCCTTACCTTATTTCCAATGTCAATCATTGTCGTGGCTGGGAACAAAGCCTGGACGATTTTGTTGATATGAAAGGTAAGCGAGTGGTGGTATTGGGCGGTGGTGATACTGCGATGGACTGTAACCGCACAGCTGTTCGTCAGGGTGCCAAAACCGTTACCTGTGCTTATCGTCGCGACCAGGAAAATATGCCGGGTTCCAGACGTGAAGTTACGAATGCCAAAGAAGAGGGTGTGAAATTTCTGTTTAACCGGCAGCCAGTGGAAATTGTGGGTGACGGTAAGGTTGAAGGCATTAAGGTCATTACGACCGAGTTGGGCGAACCGGATGAAAAAGGACGTCGCAGGCCTCAAGCTGTTCCCGGCAGTGAGGAAATTCTGCCAGCAGATGCTGTTATTATCGCTTTCGGTTTTCAACCTAATCCTCCTGAATGGCTGGTCGGTAATGATGTTCACCTGGATGACTGGCAGCGTGTACAGGCTGCAGAAGAATCTGAGTTTTCGTTCCAGACAAGTAATCCAAAAGTTTTTGCTGGAGGAGATATGGTAAGAGGATCTGACCTGGTAGTGACGGCAATCTATGAAGGACGCAAAGCTGCCGAAGGCATTCTGGATTATTTAGATATTTAGTTATCAAAAATTGTTATTCATTCTGAAAAAAACGCGACTATGTCGCGTTTTTTTATTTGTGCTCTGCTTGTTTTGTTAGCTGGTTTATATACTCGATGCAGGTAAAAAGATGTGCACTTAAAAATGTTAGACAGTTAACAAAAAAAAGGCAGAGACATGCGAGTGATATATAGATTTTCTTCAATTCTGTTTTTGGTAGTTACTATGCTATTTTCCGGTTGTAATGTTGATATAACATCCGGAGATCAGAGTGATTCTGGGAATGATCAGAATCACTCTGATCAAAGTAATGATAACGGCAATAATGATGCTTCCAATGATACAGGAGGCTCCAGTGGCAGTGGATCTGCAGGCAGTGGTGGCGAGGGCGGTCAGGGTGGATCCGATACCGGAAATGATAATGGTGACAATGGAAATGATACCGGTACTGGCGACAATAATAACACTGGTGGTGATACTGGCAGTGGTGGCGAGGGCGATCAGGGGGGATCTGATACCGGAAATGACAATGGTGACAATGGAGATGATACCGGTACTGGCGACAACAATAACACTGGAGGTGATACTGGTAACGGTGGCTCGACAGGAAATGATGGTAACGGTGGATCAGGTGATAACACTGAAACGCCTGATATAACAGGTCGATATAACATCGTTTCATCTCTAAGTGGTCTATACATGGATGTTGCTGAAAAAAGTACCGACAATGGTGCCAACATTCTTCAATTCAGTTATACCGGCGCTAATAATCAGAAATTTGATATCAAGCTAATGGATGATGGCAGTTACTCTATAAGAGCCGTTCATAGTGGTAAATCACTGGATGTATATAATTACTCCACCGAAGATGGGGCAGAGTTGCTGCAATGGACCTTTAACGCAACAGATAATCAGCGCTGGCATATTGATAATGTTGGTAATGATTTGTATTCAATTACTTCTGTTCTGAGTAATAAAGTGGTTTCTGTCTGGCAGAACAATACCGAGGCCGGTGGTGATATTAGAATGAATACATGGAAGGGTGAGAGTGGGCAGAAATGGTCGCTGGTTCCCGTATCAGTGGACGATGGATCGTATGAACCACCGGTTGGGACGGACAGCTCGGCAGGTTGTGGTGTTACTACTTCATTGTCATCCGGCCGTCATTCCATGGATGTTAATGGTCAAAAGCGGGAATATATTCTCGATATCCCAGGTAATTATGATAGCAACAAACCCTATCGGCTTATCTTCGGCTGGCATTGGTTGGGTGGTTCTGCTGATAATGTTGCAAATGGTGCCTATTACGGTTTGAAAGACCTTTCGAATGGTTCAGCGATCTTTGTAGCAGCAGATCGATATGTATCGCCTAATGGTGAAGATGATAACGGATGGCCGAATACCAATGGCCGTGATATGAACTTTCTGCGAGCCATGCTTGAGCAGTTCGAAAACGAACTCTGTGTTGATAAGAACCGGATTTTTTCCGTTGGCTGGAGTTACGGTGGCATGATGTCTTTTGCGGTCGGTCATGAAATGGCCGGAGTGTTTCGCGCCATTGCACCAATGTCCGGAGCACTTTGGACACCCTATAGCGACAGTGGAAAACCGATGGCAGCATGGATCGCGCATGGCATCTATGACGATTTCGTCGGATACGACAATGGTGTGGCCGCCAAAGATAGTTATGTTGCTGCCAATCATTGCTCGAATACAACCTTACCGGTCGAACCATCACCTTGTGTGGAATATCAGGGGTGTGACGCTGGGTATCCAGTTGTGTGGTGTCCATGGTCTGGCGGACATTCGACGCCACCTTTCCAATCCTCAGCAATTTGGACGTTTTTTAGTCAGTTTTAATTTTCAAAGAAGTCGGCAGGAGACAAGGAGGTCTCTGCCAGTATTTCTGCTATCCGTCAAAGCCAAATTACGGCGTTCTTTTTAAACTCATTGAACATATTCTGAGTTTTTCCGCTCTCACAATCCTTACTGTGACGTAAGTGACATTTAAGGTCGAAGTCTGTCGTATTGCATAACGATTAACACTCTAACGTCGGTCATTTGATAACCCCAAAAAGAAAAAATACGATTTGATCTCGTTTTTGATGGAACTGAGTATGCTTTTTTTGGCGGGTTTATATTTTTTATAGTATGTTGACGCCTTCAGTCTTCATGGACGTATAACTTGATGAAGGGCAGGCTTATGCAACTCTTGTTTAGATTTTCCTCAATCTTTTTCCTGGTAGCGACGCTGTTTGTCTCTGGCTGTGGTGGTGACTCTGTTTATGGCGATGACGGTACAACATCATCTGGTGGTGGTGATGGCGGCAGCGGTGACGGTGGTGGTACTGATGGCGGCGGAACTGGTTCTGGAGCTGAAGGTATCAGCTACTTGCCCTTGATGGTATTGGAGCGGCATAAAGAGTTTTCAGGGTCAGATCAAGATGATTTTTTTCAGGGAGAAGGCACGGATCCTTATATATGGCATTACATGGTTAACCCGGTAGATGCGGCCACATTGGCACCTGTTTCTACGGCAACAGAGTCGGACTTTCTGACCACGGTATCTGCTGATGGTGATGATCCGGAGTCTATTTCGTCTGAAAGTTTTCCCATGCTGCAGAAAGTTGTAGGTAACCCTATCACCCTGAATACCGCGCTGGTCTTTGATTTATCAGGTAGTACAGATGATTTAACAGATAATGAGATTGATAAATTAATTGCTGAACTCAAAGATTACCTATCCAAAGCCAGGGCCAGCAGTAATTCCACCATTAAGAATCAAATTTTTACGGTTTGGACTTTTTCAGATGAAGGTACTGAACTCACCAGTGGCTTCACACCCAATAACGGTACCAATATCGAAGCAGTGTTGGATTCTGTGGCAACCTCCCTAAAAACAGAATTTTCGCTAACCACTAATTTATACCGTGGTGTGATAGAAGCGATGGGACGATATCGTGACAATGAAGACGATCCAATTTATAACTTCCGGGATGATGGTGACAATGACTTGGTTGACCGTATAACCGCCAATGGCATTAATCTGAGTCAGCTGATTTTGTTTTCCACCGGCAAACACACGGCATATCAGTCCACATTTAATAAGGAGTTGATTGAGGATGCGATTGAGTCACAGTCACTGCTGAGGTACCCAGGAACAACGGCTACCAACTTGAGCATTGATGAAATGGATCTGCTAAAAAAACCGGTGTTTTACTATGTACCTAAAGGACAGTTCGCAGTCGCAGAGCAGGATGCGACTCTGGCAGAAAACTCCGAAGTGGTCAGAACAATCGATCTGGCGCAAAGCACTGTGGATTTTGCAGATACCCTGATACAGGATCAGATTCGGGCTATCACAGATCGCGTAACAGCGGATAACCAGTACGTATATCGGTTTGCTTTCACCGGTCGGGAAGGAGATTTTACGGTTGTCTTTTCATCCAATAGTGCGGGTAATAGTTTCTCATTGACCTCTAAAGTTTCAACAATAAAGGACCCAACAGATGAAAAGTACGTCCCTCCGTTGGGAACGCCTTATGAAGAACTGGCTACTGTTTTGGAAGTTACCGGAGCAAATGATGCCTATATCGCTAACGCCGATCCGGTTGCGGGGACAAATAGGGTCTCGATTTCGGATGTAAATCGGTTTTATCCGAAATTAAGATGGGTAGACGGTATACAGAGTCCATCGTTTACCTGGGTTTCTAGACCGGCCAGCTCTGAGGTGAATCCCGATGGATCTGTGACGGTTAATGCTATCAGTGGATCCTCGGAAACATTGACCTTGAGATACACTGGTGGGGGTATTTCAACCGGGGATCTGAGTATTACTTTGGTGCCTTAAGGTATCATCGATTGCTTGCCTCCCAACCAAATACGAAATAAAAGTTGGTTGGGGGGTGAATTTTCAGCTGGCTGTGAGCTTTTCGATCTCATTCTGATCATCCTTTTGGCCACCGTCTAAGAATGTTTGCTTCATCTCAAAATGGCTTTTCGCTTTAGCTCTCAAGAGAATTTTCGTTACAATGCAGCGCGAAAATTCTACAAGAGCCTATTCTGATGTCAGAACTCAAAAATGACCGTTTCCTGAAAGCCCTTCTTCGTCAACCGGTGGATCGAACGCCTGTCTGGATGATGCGTCAGGCCGGGCGCTATTTGCCAGAATACCGCGCTACACGGGAACGGGCCGGGGATTTCCTGAGTCTATGTAAAAATGCAGATCTGGCATGTGAAGTCACTTTGCAGCCCTTGGAGCGTTATGCTCTGGATGCTGCTATTTTGTTTTCGGATATTCTGACGATTCCTGATGCTATGGGGTTGGGTCTTTATTTTGAAGCGGGAGAGGGGCCCAGGTTCAAAAAGGTTATTCGAACGGCTGCCGATGTACAGTCGTTGACAGTGCTCAACACTGCTGCAGATCTGGATTATGTTTTGAATGCGGTCAAAACGATTCGCCGGGAATTGAATGGCCGGGTGCCATTGATCGGATTCAGTGGCAGTCCCTGGACTCTGGCAACCTACATGATCGAAGGAGGCAGCTCGAAGGAATTCCGTTACAGCAAAGGGATGCTCTACAGTGATCCGCAAACCCTGCACGCACTGCTCGACATACTGGCTGATTCCGTCATTGATTACCTGAATGCTCAGATCCAGGCTGGGGCGCAGGCGGTACAGATATTTGATACCTGGGGTGGGGCGTTAGCTCACGATGCCTATCTGGAATTCTCTCTGCAATATATGCAGAAAATTGTCGCAGGCCTGATACGCAGTCATGAAGGGCGTGAGGTTCCTGTTATTTTATTTACCAAGGGTGCAGGCCAATGGCTATCGGCCATGGCTGATACCGGCGCTGATGCTCTAGGGCTCGACTGGACTACAGACCTGAGTCAGGCCAGGCAGCAGGTAGGCCATAAGGTGGCGTTACAAGGGAATATGGATCCAGCTGTTCTATATGGTTCCAAAGAAAAAATTCACCACGAAGTCAGCAGAATTCTGGCGGCATATGGAAGTGGCAGTGGACACGTTTTCAACCTTGGTCATGGTATTCAACAGTTTGTGGATCCTGATCATGCGAAGGCGTTTATCGATGCTGTTGTTGAATTGAGTCCGCAATATCATGTTTAAATAGGCATATAAATATAACAAAAAGCTTGATCCGTTTTTTCACCTGAATTATTCTGCGACCACGATTCGCATTATTCGCCGATGGAGGCATTTCATGATCAATTTCCAGCTTAAAACAAGCGCAGCTGCAAACGCTGGCTCTGTTGCTGGCATGGTGATGACATGCCGACAAAGCCCAGCATTGCATTGCAATAGCAATTCAGCTTTTCACATCCGCGAGTCGTTAATCTGAAATTAACTTGAACCGCGGAAA from Gynuella sunshinyii YC6258 carries:
- the gltB gene encoding glutamate synthase large subunit; its protein translation is MHAGLFNPQEFRDNCGFGLLAHMQGQASHELLQTAIESLTCMTHRGGIAADGKTGDGCGLLIQRPDAFLRSEAKALFNVELGERYAVGMVFMHPDTAIYSKGKAALAQTLTDQGLEVVGWREVPVNPDCLGPMALACMPRIEQIFVVGSGLSEQQFAVKLFTARRKAEIAVEENSDHFYICSLAEQVLSYKGLMMPVDLPSFYPDLGNPLVETAIVVFHQRFSTNTMPRWPLAQPFRFLAHNGEINTIQGNRNWARARAPKFQTDLLPNLEELQPVVNITGSDSSSMDNMLDLLLTGGMDVFRAVRTMIPPAWQNVEHIDSDLKAFYELNSMHMEPWDGPAGVVLTDGRYAICLLDRNGLRPARWMIHKNGYITLASEIGVWNYKPEDVISKGRVGPGRIMAVDTHTGEFLETEEIDNRLKSRYPYKQWLKKHAVRLRSNLQHSEEAEGASLSAEQLSIHQKMFQVTREEREQVLRSLAETGQEAVGSMGDDAPMAVLSTRVRPMTDYFRQQFAQVTNPPIDPIRESIVMSLETCLGPERNLFNVTEDCARRFILSSPVLSPMKYQALLHIDREEFSHRVIDITYDASQEVLKDAVIRIADLAEQASREGVAIVILSDRNIEAGRLPVPAAMATGAAHHRLVDKGLRCNTNVVLDTGAIRDPHQFAVVIGFGATAVYPYLAYEVLDNMIKAGDLIGNPTALYKNYRKGIDKGLFKIMSKMGISTVASYRGAQLFEAVGLSSEVVGICFKGVTSRIEGARFEHFEQDLKLLAKDAFKARKPIRTGGLLKYVHDGEYHAFNPDVVMAIQDAVQNNDAGRYRDFAALVNERHPATLRDLFALNPQKRIPVSEVESAESLLKRFDTAAMSLGALSPEAHEALAVAMNEMGGRSNSGEGGEDPARHGTIKRSKIKQVASGRFGVTAEYLVNAEVIQIKVAQGAKPGEGGQLPGGKVNKLIATLRFAVPGVTLISPPPHHDIYSIEDLAQLIFDLKQVNPEALISVKLVSEPGVGTVAAGVAKAYADLITISGYDGGTAASPLTSIKHAGSPWELGLSEAHQTLRGNDLRDKVRLQTDGGLKTGMDVIKAAILGAESFGFGTIPMVALGCKYLRICHLNNCATGVATQDDALRANHFRGTVEMVKNYFHFVAEEVRELLAELGFRTLEEIIGHTELLTAKKGVTDRQACLDLSPILFSDPVMKDKPHTVQVHRNQPFDQGEKAEQMVAEVLPAIAEKSGGTFSFDVCNCDRSIGARVSGEIARRYGNQGMVGQPITLNLSGVAGQSFGVWNAGGLHMILDGDANDYVGKGMTGGKLVIRPPKGSSFSTQETSIIGNTCLYGATGGHLYAAGTAGERFAVRNSGAHAVVEGAGDHCCEYMTGGMVAVLGKTGGNFGAGMTGGFAFVLDLDNRFPDRYNRELVDIHRVSSEAMEDYRKYLYEVVAQHTEETRSAWGAELLDNFDDYVYRFWLVKPKAASLEQLLSSTRARPE
- a CDS encoding FAD-dependent oxidoreductase, producing MSQQRLNNVFQFIDVGRQDPTKKALRVRKNEFVEIYQPFQPKQVSAQAHRCLDCGNPYCEWKCPVHNYIPNWLALASEGNILEAVELSHQTNSLPEVCGRVCPQDRLCEGACTLNDGFGAVTIGSTEKYITDTALAMGWKPDMSKVVWTDKKVAVIGAGPAGIGCADVLVRNGVKPVVFDRYPEIGGLLTFGIPEFKLEKTVMSRRREIFSEMGIEFRLNTEIGKDVSFESLLAEYDAVFLGMGTYKYMKGGFPGEDLPGVHEALPYLISNVNHCRGWEQSLDDFVDMKGKRVVVLGGGDTAMDCNRTAVRQGAKTVTCAYRRDQENMPGSRREVTNAKEEGVKFLFNRQPVEIVGDGKVEGIKVITTELGEPDEKGRRRPQAVPGSEEILPADAVIIAFGFQPNPPEWLVGNDVHLDDWQRVQAAEESEFSFQTSNPKVFAGGDMVRGSDLVVTAIYEGRKAAEGILDYLDI
- a CDS encoding SPOR domain-containing protein, translated to MNPAYEPDYLEFYGLSKDPFAADTDVFCAVGKRHDVLEQLIHLNQFSHLALIVLAPDGYGKTTLFNVLKKQLLQLGVVRIVSFTAGPDWTTETILQQIAGSWDIEIETGDIDQALRAIRSHHLSQSIMGIRHCILIDDADQLDEESLESLYQLVAGLPEDQSIGLTLFATEGVVDFRAYFKPTNMIHSIHLTALSNKEVFAFLQDHFEFVGHKRGVPFSPDVVEKIYLSTEGIPLHIKRVAAEYMSQQARSHVTEKSSIPVAHFIAIGALVVLVGVAFLYQRWQSEPKTVVPQGIVHDEGLSERLQQAVAKVEARQQSKTPEPVVEAPKSEIHTPAVEPEPEPEPEPEPEPGPEAEAEVNAAAVVPPEPQPVTPKNAVPVKTEPKVPEVKKAVASAGKWFALAKDEAFTIQLLGVRTEAAIQEFIAGQNHPERFAYYKTTFQEKDWYVAVTGEYGSRKDALSAVEKLPESLKKLKPWVRPIADIRLLMEP